Within Sorghum bicolor cultivar BTx623 chromosome 2, Sorghum_bicolor_NCBIv3, whole genome shotgun sequence, the genomic segment AAGCTCATCATCACTTTGAAAAAAAAACGACGGACAGGCGTGTGCGTGCGTGCAAGGAACTCTGGCTGAGATCTCGAGGGACCACCGTTCATTCCTGCCGACAGTTAACCAATGACATAATCCGCGCACAAATAAGTGCACGTCTCGTTTTTTGAGGagtcaaaattttaaaattatatcaaatatatgtataaatatattaatatttatcatatacaatatgtatcattagatttagggggtgtttagtttcccatAAAATACAAAATATCAACTATTTTTGGCCCATGTTACTTGCATCGTCCCACAGTAAGAGCAACTATAATAGCTTTGGCTATTCATATTGTGGAGGTTATTTTAGAATCTGCATGTGATATctgattttataaaatagaaagttggctATCCCTTAATTTTCGGTGGCCGTATATAGTCAAACACTGACACTAGCTATCTgaatttgtaaaatagaaagactGTTATAAACTTCTTCTTTTTCAAGCagttttatattttataaaattacTAAATAATGAAATTTAGCTATTAATTTTAACCAAGCTCTTGAAGTTGCTCTAAAAGAACCAAATTGGCTTGCAAAAAGAATGAGGAAAAACCTTGTTTAGACAATAGTCGACACAACAAGCAAAGCATGTATGGTGTGGATTGTTCCAACTTACCAGGCTGGCACAACAAAGGTTTGGCAGTTGATTGGTGCAGCATGCTTTGCCTGGGCCGGTGGCCTTTATGTTTCGGTGGTTCGACTGGGCCACGCAGAGGTGTTTGGGCCTCCCCACGATATTAGGCTGCACTCACGCATCGAGGCAAGCCCAACAAGAGAGTCTGGCTCGCGATGATCAGGCCCAACTTAATGAGTTACAGTAGAGACTAGATTAGCCCATCCCAGCCAACAATGTCCATTTCCACTCCCCAAATTCGCCAGTTCAAACACTTCGCGACAACTGTCATTACATAACATAATATAGAGCCctctctatctatctatatataaagGCTAAATAAAAGCGCACACAATCAGACGACGTATAAGATAAGAGCAAATATATATACGGTATAATTGGTTGTACAAATAACATCGCACAATTACATCCGATCCTTGGGGGATATAGTCAAGTTACAGCATGCTCCCTTAAATTTCCAAAACTTCATCATCATATATATAGTATAATATAAGTAGGCTTACATAGCACATCCCAAACCCATCTTCATCTCAACACCAATTATTCACTTCCATTAGGCTTACGAATAGGGGTTAATTAACTCAGCTAGTAATAATAGTAGAAATAGTATACTACGGAAACCACAAACCCATGCACAAGTGTAATGTGACTCTGGCTCTGTCAAATACCGAAAGCACAACCCATGCACATGCACTGCACGTCCGAGCTGAGTTGCACGTGCGCGCGCCGGGCTCCCGCGCCGTCTACGTGACTCAAAGTCCGCCACcgatgccgccgccgcctccagcGCCTCCGCCGAAGCCGCCCCCGCCACCGGCACCACCACCAGCTCCTCCGCCGAAACCaccgcccgcgccgccgccaccaccaaagCCTCCGCCTGATCCGCCGCCGAAGCCACCGCCCTTGCCACCACCTGCGCCTCCGCCGAAGCCGCCTCCCTTGCCGCCGCCAAACCCGCCGCCTTTGCCTCCTCCGAAACCGCCACCGGCACCACCGCCTGCGCCGCCGCCccctccaacgccaccaccgaAGCCTCCTCCTTTGCCTCCTCCGAAACCGCCGCCAGCTCCGGCACCAcctcccgcgccgccgccaaGACCACCGCCAGCACCAcctcccgcgccgccgccaaGACCACCGCCAGCACCACCTCCCGCACCGCCGCCAAGACCACCGCCAGCACctcctccagcgccgccgccaagaCCACCGCCAGCACCAcctcccgcgccgccgccaaGACCACCGCCAGCACCTCCTCCAGCGCCGCCACCAagaccaccgcctccaccagcaCCGCCCCCaaggccgccgcctccgcctgcACCACCACCaaggccgccgcctcctcctgcaCCACCACCAAGGCCACCTCCACCACCGAGGCCACCACCTCCACCAAGACCGCCACCTTTCCCGCCTCCAAAGCCACCTCCAAGGCCACCACCAaggcctcctcctccacctagCCCGCCACCTTTCCCGCCACCGAAGCCACCACCAAGGCCGCCGCCATGTCCGATCCCCCCGCCAAGGCCTCCACCGccgcctttacctcctccaaatCCGCCCCCAAGACCACTGCCATGGCCAAGGCCCGCACCCGCACCCGCACCGAAACCACCTCCGCCTCCAGCACCGAAGCCTCCGCCCAGCAGGCCGTCCTTCTCCAAGGTGCGCGCCTCAGCGACGCGGCCGGCGGGCACGCCGAGCGCGATCACCACGGCCAGCGCCGCGAACGCCGCCGCCCACACGCGCTTCCCCATCGATCGgatcgctcgctcgctcgctctcgCACCAGAGAGAGCAATCTGATATCCAAGACCAAGCTGCTACGCTAAGCACTGGACACTGGTGCTCTGCCTCTGCGAGACTGGATTGGAAGGGTGCAGGGTGTTTATATAGGAAGGAGGAGAGGTAGCCGCGCGATGGAAGAGCTCTCGATCGCAGTCGCAGGCAGGGCGGATGATCTCGCTCGGAGTAAATACGGTTGGTTGGGACGCTGCGCCgcgcctcgcctcgcctgctATATGTTGGAGTCGTATGTGGTACAGCTAGCTAGCGCCCAGCGGTGGAAGGGAGGGCCGGAGCGGCGGCGACGATGAGGCCCCCGCCCGACACAGCATCATGATTGATGGCTAGCTAGGGACGGGCCCATATATCGTGGCGCATGACATTGCTGTACGCAGCCGGTGAGTTGCGGCCGGCACGCGCGCGCGCAGCCGCCGGCGCTCCTCAGCTCTCATCTGCATTGGGACGGCCGGacgggagagagaggagcggAGGGGGAAGGCCAGGGAAGCAGTGGCACATGCATGCAGATGCAGTGCATGGACTGACTATTGGGCGCCTGCGTGCTGACTGCATGCTGCATGCGGAGACGACGACTAAGACATTTATGACCACCACCCGCTCGCTGCTCGTCTGCTCAACCGACTCCGCGTACGGCGGCCAAATCGTCTCGATATcgtctgcatgcatgcatgcatccatgCGTCGTGAATATCGTCATATGTAAACCCCGTGTATCGTCACGCACGCATCTGGGTCTGTCTGGGTCGGCCATTGGACCTGCTGTACTGCTCGTCTAGCCAGTGTCTATACTACTCTGAAATCTGTGTGCCGATCAAGATGCATGTACTGCCGTGTGGTTCTACTGGTGTGCATGCGTACCTGCACACTGCACTGCACGGTGCTGTGTGCGCgtcatatttattttcatatttctggtcgaatTCGAATTCGAATACATATAGTATCAACTATGTCGGATAATATAGGattagatgtcgacatcataaatatataatttaaGTATTCGAATACGGACACAGAatcagatgttgaatattcggacttaAATACGGACATATCTGAactcctctaaacgaattcggtctcgaatacggtcgaaaAATATCCATACCATTTTTATCCTAGTGGGGAGAGCATTGAGACTGCATGCTTGCCGTGCTACGGACGGAAATGTTCCTGAGTTTGTCTCGTTATATTCACACAATCACCCGTCACAACTTAATTACTACTGTTAAAGAGAGCAGTAATAACACTTGCTTTATATTTTATAGGTGCCTGATTTTGTTGCCATTGTTGTGGTAATTAATACACAGTTTTATCATTGTTAGTCTGTACACACAcgcacgcgcgcgcgcacacacacacacgaatAATTGTCTCTTATACGTTGTCATTTTTAGTTGATCCTGTACGATTGATACCTGaaaattttctaaaaatttAGACACTTGAAATATAACAACTTCATCAGTAAcaaacatgcataaagcatgttGTTTCACCTGGAAATGGGGAATCCCCGCTCGATCGATCTTGTATTTTTATCCTTCATTCAATCCCCTTTaccattttctttttttatcctCCAGTCCCCTTTTATCACTTGGGAGATGCTCAAGCAAGCACACCCCAAGTTTCAGCTTTCGTCTTTCAactgccttgtttacttcctaaattttttgcaaaataagaatagtagcattttcgtttgtatttgacaaatattgtccaattatagactaactaggttcaaaagattcgtctcgtcaatttcgaccaaactgtgtaattagtttttattttcatctatatttaatacttcatgcatacgtctaaagattcgatgtgacggaaaatctgaaaaattttgcaaaatttctggggagctaaacaaggcctagtggcttggcatgtactccctccgtccccgaaAGGTTCAACTTCTaaaatccgtgccagtcaaacttttctaactttgaccaactttatagaaaaaggatatcaatatctatgacataaaataagtatcttacgaaaatatattctataataaatttaatggtattaatttggtactataaatcttagcattttttctataaatttgatcaaagttataaaagtttgacttaggacaactctggAAATTGCAGGTTTCATGAAAGGAGGGAGTACGTATGCACATGCATTATTAATTCATGCCTTGCCCTCCATGCACGATAACATCGTCCGGCACTCCGGCGGCAAGCTCACTGTGTGCAGTGCAGTTATGGAGCTGCACACGGTGGAACATGGAATAGTACTCGCATTTATTGGAGTAGCTTATTGGGCAATGAATTTTCAGAGCTACCGTACCAGGTTG encodes:
- the LOC8077507 gene encoding glycine-rich cell wall structural protein yields the protein MGKRVWAAAFAALAVVIALGVPAGRVAEARTLEKDGLLGGGFGAGGGGGFGAGAGAGLGHGSGLGGGFGGGKGGGGGLGGGIGHGGGLGGGFGGGKGGGLGGGGGLGGGLGGGFGGGKGGGLGGGGGLGGGGGLGGGAGGGGGLGGGAGGGGGLGGGAGGGGGLGGGAGGGAGGGLGGGAGGGAGGGLGGGAGGGAGGGLGGGAGGGAGGGLGGGAGGGAGGGLGGGAGGGAGAGGGFGGGKGGGFGGGVGGGGGAGGGAGGGFGGGKGGGFGGGKGGGFGGGAGGGKGGGFGGGSGGGFGGGGGAGGGFGGGAGGGAGGGGGFGGGAGGGGGIGGGL